The following coding sequences are from one Mycoplasma tullyi window:
- a CDS encoding toprim domain-containing protein encodes MASDLDLNEFNNLVEQISDLPSVSKKQAKKITQYLMTKSDRYVYDLIDVLKRAKLSIKICEMCQGWSNRSICSICSDESRNNDELCIVSFFDDLNVIEESQAYHGKYFILNHEISKKNKRIVEEINFDLLIDQIRKQKIQKVIIATNFTQDGQTTANYLRFLLNDFELEIYRLGMGLPYNSSIDYADSFSLKGAFENKQLIKNKKQ; translated from the coding sequence ATGGCATCAGATCTAGATCTGAACGAGTTTAATAATCTAGTAGAACAGATTAGTGATCTACCAAGTGTTAGTAAGAAACAAGCTAAAAAGATCACTCAATACTTAATGACTAAATCAGATCGTTATGTTTATGATCTGATTGATGTCTTAAAAAGAGCGAAGTTATCAATCAAGATCTGTGAGATGTGTCAGGGTTGAAGTAATCGCTCGATCTGTAGTATCTGTTCAGATGAATCAAGAAATAACGATGAACTGTGCATCGTTAGTTTTTTTGATGATTTAAATGTGATTGAAGAATCTCAAGCTTACCATGGTAAGTATTTTATTCTTAATCATGAGATTTCTAAAAAGAATAAAAGAATCGTTGAAGAGATCAATTTTGATCTATTAATAGATCAAATAAGAAAGCAAAAAATTCAAAAGGTGATTATAGCTACCAACTTTACCCAAGATGGACAAACAACAGCGAATTATTTACGTTTTTTACTAAATGATTTCGAGTTAGAAATCTATCGTTTGGGTATGGGTTTACCATACAATTCTTCAATCGATTATGCTGATTCGTTTAGTTTAAAAGGTGCTTTTGAAAATAAGCAACTAATTAAAAACAAAAAGCAATAA
- a CDS encoding YbaB/EbfC family nucleoid-associated protein has translation MNFQNLANQMKKMQREMEKKLAEFEEKEYEYEYKKLIKTTLKGNLKIVKLDINKDLIDPEDPDTLQDMITEAINEAVSDLEKKRDELSNSITPPIKFPGF, from the coding sequence ATGAACTTTCAAAATTTAGCTAACCAAATGAAAAAGATGCAACGCGAAATGGAAAAGAAGCTTGCAGAATTTGAAGAAAAAGAATACGAATACGAATACAAGAAATTAATTAAAACAACTCTTAAAGGCAATTTAAAAATTGTGAAACTTGATATCAATAAAGATCTAATTGATCCAGAAGATCCAGATACTTTACAAGATATGATAACTGAAGCAATCAATGAAGCAGTATCTGATCTTGAAAAGAAAAGAGATGAGTTATCTAACTCAATTACTCCACCAATTAAATTCCCTGGATTTTAG
- the dnaX gene encoding DNA polymerase III subunit gamma/tau, translating into MINFYQKYRPNNLSSIIGQSHITNILLKASANDQLATAYIFQGSRGIGKTSISKILAKAYNCLNKKDGDVCNQCSACELINENKSQDIYELDAATNNGVDEIRKIIDAINYAPINLSKKVYILDEGHMLSNGAWNALLKTLEEPPKHVVFIFATTEFHKIPLTVVSRCQSFNFKKLDRNDLVDVLNNVVKQEKIKIEDAAIDKIADFAAGSARDALSILQQLAYEKTKKITVDKINETFGLINLEVKLEFLELINQGDVEKLINLLNDIEAKGSNFVLFIQDVLAILIDLLVYQKTKKVSLLKVLNEEQVKTISLRNIKLLGLSEMINGLLSTRTLQSNIKESLLLAVFDYLEQNPIQQSSGNVEASNLKSSVTPEVTVKSKSVTKVKPIEESKELEKVEEVQPQIATKTEDKKEKVVKVDQADEQPKTKKTKNSSSKDEQVLPEPTPDTELDISLDPNKTKDYLMAIIFNVLKDKNLFNKELQQNFLNAQDKFKKGDNKEDSFYDNVDLYLTGSKVFMVTDKAAIVLLEDPNVEELINEQSYNNSKVHTINHIFDKEIYVFAVTEDVMKPIFKQTQKIKDLDIINYYNDLYESLDVNKLRTIKKQKTQAEILSELLDK; encoded by the coding sequence ATGATAAATTTCTATCAAAAATATCGACCTAATAATTTATCAAGTATTATTGGTCAATCACACATTACCAATATCTTATTAAAAGCAAGTGCTAATGACCAATTAGCTACTGCTTATATCTTTCAAGGTTCAAGAGGAATTGGTAAAACATCAATCTCAAAGATATTAGCTAAAGCATATAACTGTTTAAATAAAAAAGATGGTGATGTATGTAATCAATGTTCTGCTTGTGAATTAATTAATGAGAATAAGTCTCAAGATATTTATGAATTAGATGCTGCTACTAATAACGGTGTTGATGAGATTAGAAAGATCATTGATGCAATCAATTATGCACCAATTAATTTATCTAAGAAAGTGTACATCTTAGATGAAGGACATATGTTAAGTAATGGGGCATGAAATGCTTTATTAAAAACATTAGAAGAACCTCCTAAACATGTTGTGTTTATTTTTGCCACAACAGAATTTCATAAGATTCCATTAACAGTTGTTTCACGTTGTCAAAGTTTTAATTTTAAGAAGTTAGATAGAAATGATCTTGTTGATGTTTTAAACAATGTTGTTAAGCAAGAAAAGATTAAGATTGAAGATGCGGCAATTGACAAGATTGCTGATTTTGCTGCTGGATCTGCTCGTGATGCATTAAGTATTTTGCAACAACTTGCTTATGAAAAAACTAAGAAGATAACTGTAGATAAAATTAATGAAACATTTGGACTTATTAACTTAGAAGTTAAATTAGAGTTTTTAGAACTGATTAATCAAGGTGATGTTGAAAAACTAATTAATCTATTAAACGATATTGAAGCTAAAGGAAGTAACTTCGTTTTATTTATTCAAGATGTATTAGCGATTTTAATCGATCTGTTAGTCTATCAAAAAACTAAGAAGGTTAGTTTGTTAAAAGTTTTAAATGAAGAACAAGTTAAAACGATTAGTTTAAGAAACATTAAACTTTTAGGTTTGTCTGAGATGATCAATGGGTTATTATCAACAAGAACTTTGCAAAGTAATATTAAAGAAAGTTTGTTGTTAGCAGTGTTTGATTATCTAGAACAAAATCCAATTCAACAAAGTTCAGGGAATGTAGAAGCCAGCAACTTAAAAAGTTCAGTTACTCCTGAAGTTACAGTTAAAAGTAAGTCTGTTACAAAAGTAAAACCAATTGAAGAATCCAAGGAACTTGAAAAAGTAGAAGAAGTTCAACCGCAAATAGCAACCAAGACAGAAGATAAAAAAGAAAAAGTTGTCAAAGTTGACCAAGCTGATGAACAACCTAAAACCAAGAAAACTAAAAATTCATCTTCTAAAGATGAACAAGTCTTACCAGAACCAACACCTGATACTGAATTAGACATTAGTCTAGATCCAAACAAAACAAAAGATTATTTAATGGCAATTATCTTTAACGTTTTAAAGGATAAGAATTTATTTAACAAAGAACTTCAACAAAACTTCTTAAATGCTCAAGATAAATTTAAAAAGGGTGATAACAAAGAAGATTCCTTTTATGACAATGTTGATCTATATTTAACTGGATCAAAAGTGTTTATGGTAACTGATAAAGCCGCTATAGTTCTTTTAGAGGATCCAAACGTTGAAGAACTAATTAATGAACAAAGCTATAACAATAGCAAAGTTCATACGATTAACCATATCTTTGATAAAGAGATCTATGTGTTTGCTGTAACAGAAGATGTTATGAAACCAATCTTTAAGCAAACACAAAAGATTAAAGATTTAGATATAATAAACTATTATAATGATCTGTATGAGTCGCTTGATGTTAACAAATTAAGAACAATTAAAAAGCAAAAAACTCAAGCTGAAATCTTAAGTGAATTATTAGATAAGTAA
- the ruvB gene encoding Holliday junction branch migration DNA helicase RuvB: MKLARPNNFDEFIGKNELKQKLLTFINASISQNKALDHVLFYGPPGVGKTSLAQIIANELKSKIKILQASQIQKPADLLNAFSLLSKNDVLFIDEIHSLPPTIMELLFPIMEDYVVDILIGKEFNSKFTRMKLPPFTLIGATTMYGRIIDPLEERFGILLQLDYYQDDEIFEIIKSINAKEKIKLTQDEMIQIAEHSKGTPRNALRIYKRVIDFKLFDKKISIKSILEKLNIYQFGLSNLDLEYLKSFDDNPKLYLGLKSLSLISGIDCFTIESKIEPYLLKMNLIKKTSKGRQITQKAIQYFKDN, from the coding sequence GTGAAATTAGCTAGACCAAATAATTTCGATGAATTTATTGGTAAGAATGAACTAAAACAAAAGCTATTAACTTTTATTAATGCCTCGATTAGTCAAAATAAAGCATTAGACCATGTGCTATTTTATGGACCTCCTGGTGTTGGCAAAACATCGTTGGCTCAGATTATTGCTAATGAATTAAAATCTAAAATCAAGATTTTGCAAGCATCACAGATTCAAAAACCTGCAGATTTGCTAAATGCGTTTTCGTTGTTATCAAAAAATGATGTTTTGTTTATTGACGAGATTCATTCATTGCCACCAACAATTATGGAATTGTTGTTTCCAATCATGGAAGATTATGTTGTTGATATTTTGATCGGTAAAGAATTTAATTCGAAATTTACAAGGATGAAATTACCTCCATTTACATTAATTGGTGCAACAACTATGTATGGAAGAATCATCGATCCATTAGAAGAACGGTTTGGAATTCTGTTACAACTTGATTATTATCAAGATGATGAGATCTTTGAGATTATCAAATCAATAAACGCTAAAGAAAAAATTAAGTTAACACAAGATGAAATGATTCAAATTGCAGAACATTCTAAAGGAACACCGCGAAATGCTTTAAGAATCTATAAGCGTGTGATTGATTTTAAGTTGTTTGATAAAAAGATTTCAATTAAATCAATTCTTGAAAAATTGAACATCTATCAGTTTGGTTTATCAAATCTAGATCTAGAATACCTTAAGTCGTTTGACGATAATCCAAAGCTCTATCTTGGTTTAAAATCGCTTTCATTAATAAGTGGAATTGATTGTTTTACAATCGAGTCCAAAATCGAGCCATATTTACTTAAAATGAATCTGATTAAAAAAACCTCCAAGGGGCGTCAGATAACACAAAAAGCAATTCAATATTTTAAAGATAATTAG
- the ruvA gene encoding Holliday junction branch migration protein RuvA, which produces MITSVYAKIEYVTNTKMLFVANNWGYWVNVKPNSGFSRTDNNVLVFLHEMTFLAQNNAINKELYAFKSLKEKEWFKALLSINGVGPKTAMNVMVNKQEDVLALIKNNDLNGLLRLENINKKVATMLLASDVADKHYFKNQIMGTDKGSPSRDDGLDDNDNKDSSDDELLSELVIEAIDCLINLGYKEDQIKTALAELDLKNESINDSADLVAVIIKQIGLRTSEIS; this is translated from the coding sequence ATGATCACTTCTGTATACGCAAAAATAGAATACGTTACCAACACAAAGATGTTGTTTGTTGCCAATAACTGAGGTTATTGGGTAAATGTAAAACCAAATAGTGGTTTTAGTCGAACTGATAATAATGTTTTAGTCTTCTTACACGAGATGACATTTTTAGCGCAAAACAATGCTATTAATAAGGAACTGTATGCATTCAAGAGTTTAAAAGAAAAAGAATGATTTAAAGCACTCTTATCAATTAATGGAGTAGGACCTAAGACTGCCATGAATGTCATGGTTAATAAACAAGAAGATGTATTAGCCTTAATTAAGAATAATGACTTAAATGGTTTATTAAGATTAGAAAACATTAATAAGAAGGTGGCAACAATGTTGTTAGCTTCAGATGTTGCTGATAAACATTATTTTAAGAATCAGATTATGGGTACTGATAAAGGCTCACCTTCTAGAGATGATGGTTTAGACGATAATGATAATAAAGACTCAAGTGATGATGAATTGTTATCTGAACTTGTGATTGAAGCAATTGATTGTTTAATTAATCTAGGTTATAAAGAAGATCAAATTAAAACAGCACTAGCTGAACTTGATTTAAAAAATGAATCAATTAATGATTCAGCAGATCTAGTAGCAGTAATCATTAAACAAATAGGCTTAAGAACAAGTGAAATTAGCTAG
- the gatB gene encoding Asp-tRNA(Asn)/Glu-tRNA(Gln) amidotransferase subunit GatB, whose protein sequence is MHNFQPIIGIEVHVAVNSKTKMFSPSANSHRSDPNVNVHPIDLGLPGTMPEPNALVVKKALVLAKALNMQNVDHYLRFDRKNYFYQDLPKGYQITQQHHPIATDGYLDISNKRVPIQRFHIEEDTAKQLNENNQILLDYNRAGSPLIEIVTDPVFDSGKEVKEYLTNLRRILIFNDISDAKLEEGSMRVDVNVSIRPTGAPNYGTRVEIKNINSINNVEKAINYEISRQQELLLSNKKVVQATMRYDDQLNQTVFMREKTNAIDYRYMFEPNIIGINLDQEFLSEVDQMQVFNIKELENKLLSEGVDQQFVDLLLDNVFLYKKINEINQRINDLAFVSKWLLIEFIGRINKLKLQLELINPKWFDNLADLLVLIKNEDLNQKQAKVVLDEILKTDETVSEIVDRLNMKQIKDENEIISLLEPILLENISILKDYDQRKERVEKLLIGLLMKKTNGQANPNVSIKVLTQLIQKHS, encoded by the coding sequence ATGCATAATTTTCAACCAATCATTGGAATTGAAGTTCATGTTGCGGTGAATTCTAAAACCAAGATGTTTTCACCATCAGCTAACTCACACAGATCAGATCCTAATGTTAATGTTCACCCAATCGATTTAGGTTTACCAGGAACAATGCCTGAACCGAATGCGTTGGTTGTAAAAAAAGCTTTAGTATTAGCTAAAGCTTTAAATATGCAAAACGTCGATCATTACTTAAGATTTGATCGCAAGAATTACTTTTATCAAGATTTACCAAAAGGTTATCAAATAACTCAACAACACCATCCAATTGCTACTGACGGTTATTTAGATATCTCAAATAAAAGAGTACCAATCCAACGTTTTCATATTGAAGAAGATACTGCTAAACAACTGAATGAAAATAACCAAATCTTATTAGATTACAACCGTGCTGGTTCACCATTAATTGAGATCGTTACTGATCCAGTGTTTGATAGTGGTAAAGAAGTTAAGGAATACTTAACTAATCTAAGAAGAATCTTAATCTTTAATGATATTAGTGATGCTAAATTAGAAGAAGGTTCAATGCGTGTTGATGTTAATGTTTCTATTAGACCAACTGGTGCTCCTAATTATGGAACAAGAGTTGAGATTAAAAACATTAACTCAATTAATAATGTTGAAAAGGCGATTAATTACGAGATCTCACGCCAACAAGAGCTGTTGTTATCAAACAAAAAAGTTGTTCAAGCAACAATGCGTTATGATGATCAATTAAATCAAACTGTGTTTATGCGTGAGAAAACTAATGCGATTGATTATCGCTATATGTTTGAGCCAAACATTATTGGAATTAATCTTGATCAAGAATTCTTATCTGAAGTAGATCAAATGCAAGTGTTTAATATTAAGGAACTTGAAAATAAACTGTTATCTGAAGGAGTGGATCAACAATTTGTCGATCTATTATTAGATAATGTCTTTTTATATAAAAAGATTAATGAGATTAATCAAAGAATAAATGATCTAGCTTTTGTAAGTAAATGATTATTGATTGAGTTTATTGGTCGAATTAATAAGTTGAAGTTACAACTAGAATTAATTAATCCCAAGTGGTTTGATAATTTAGCTGATCTTTTAGTTTTAATTAAAAACGAAGATCTAAACCAAAAACAAGCTAAAGTTGTTTTAGACGAAATTCTTAAAACTGATGAAACAGTTTCTGAAATCGTTGATCGTTTAAATATGAAACAGATTAAAGATGAAAATGAAATTATTTCATTGCTAGAACCAATCTTACTTGAAAACATTTCCATCTTAAAAGATTATGATCAACGCAAAGAACGAGTGGAAAAATTATTAATTGGTTTATTAATGAAAAAAACCAATGGACAAGCCAACCCAAATGTTAGTATTAAAGTATTGACGCAGTTAATACAAAAACACAGTTAG
- a CDS encoding amidase family protein, with the protein MKSDILKFNSQLRKKEITPDQLVNNSLKLIHKYHWTNAYLYVNEQGVNEQVKNFDENLANNSLLAYIPYSLKDNISTKGITTTGGSRFLEHYTPPYDATVYKILESLNALMVAKVNMDEFGLGGTGLYSGFGYTHHPISKKYAPGGSSSGSAISVANNSVVFSVATDTGDSVRRPASLVGIVGFKPTYGSISRYGVYPYAPSMDHVAIFTRNVTDVAIVTDALSQFDPKDFTSQKRSKGLLNHLLEPDLGEKKIRLGYYKNLEPYMYEDILTAWKKVIDFLNKTNKFEIVELEFDIELLKAVSPTYQILSFSEANSCYANLTGIPFGEKVDGDNYEQKVINARTKLLGDQIKRRFTIGAYITLAENYEPLFKKAQKARRMIVDHFEQSKKDVDVVFSLGASNFAASIEDHNQGLADTNLIDDFLSIANFGGHPSITIPMIKNRDNLTVGLNLVSNQFNDDLIIKTAYLIETELDNNGGSINA; encoded by the coding sequence ATGAAATCTGATATCTTAAAGTTTAATAGTCAACTAAGAAAAAAAGAAATTACTCCTGATCAGTTAGTTAATAATTCACTTAAATTAATTCATAAGTATCATTGAACCAATGCTTATTTATATGTAAATGAACAAGGGGTAAATGAGCAAGTTAAAAACTTTGATGAGAATTTGGCTAATAATTCATTGTTAGCTTACATTCCTTATAGTTTGAAAGATAATATTTCGACTAAAGGGATAACTACTACTGGTGGTTCAAGATTTCTTGAACATTATACTCCTCCGTATGATGCAACCGTTTACAAGATCTTAGAAAGCTTAAATGCGTTGATGGTTGCTAAAGTAAATATGGACGAATTTGGTCTTGGTGGAACAGGTCTATATTCTGGGTTTGGTTATACCCATCACCCGATTTCTAAAAAATATGCACCCGGAGGTTCTTCTTCTGGAAGTGCTATTAGTGTGGCAAACAATTCAGTCGTTTTTAGTGTAGCTACTGATACAGGTGATTCAGTTCGTCGTCCAGCAAGTTTAGTTGGAATTGTTGGATTTAAACCAACCTATGGATCAATCTCAAGATATGGAGTATATCCTTATGCGCCATCTATGGATCATGTGGCAATCTTTACAAGAAATGTTACAGATGTTGCGATCGTTACTGACGCATTAAGCCAATTCGATCCTAAAGATTTCACTTCCCAAAAACGCTCTAAAGGTTTATTAAACCATTTATTAGAACCAGATCTTGGCGAGAAAAAAATCAGATTAGGTTATTATAAGAATCTTGAACCTTACATGTATGAAGATATCTTAACTGCATGAAAAAAGGTTATTGATTTCTTAAATAAAACTAATAAGTTTGAGATTGTTGAACTTGAGTTTGATATCGAATTACTAAAAGCAGTTTCACCAACTTATCAGATCTTAAGTTTTTCAGAGGCTAATAGTTGTTATGCAAACTTAACAGGTATTCCGTTTGGTGAAAAAGTTGATGGTGATAATTACGAACAAAAAGTAATTAATGCCAGAACCAAATTACTAGGTGATCAGATTAAAAGAAGATTTACAATCGGAGCTTATATTACGCTAGCTGAAAACTACGAACCATTATTTAAAAAAGCGCAAAAAGCACGAAGAATGATCGTTGATCATTTTGAACAATCCAAAAAAGATGTCGATGTTGTATTCAGTCTTGGTGCAAGTAATTTTGCAGCTAGTATTGAAGATCACAATCAAGGATTAGCTGACACTAATTTAATTGATGATTTCTTATCAATCGCTAACTTTGGTGGTCATCCTTCTATCACGATTCCAATGATTAAGAATCGTGATAATCTAACCGTGGGATTAAATTTAGTTTCAAACCAGTTTAATGATGATCTCATCATTAAAACTGCTTATCTAATTGAAACTGAATTAGATAATAATGGAGGAAGCATTAATGCATAA
- the gatC gene encoding Asp-tRNA(Asn)/Glu-tRNA(Gln) amidotransferase subunit GatC — protein MKESFIQPSSSFAMVVFAIIVGLVLVLSLTKKLYYYLFRKKRYYTIPRFSVIGMTNVAMVIAIAVAIILLISAITGGLASILFRVYPGTRVSIETILVKISGLLFGPIIGMISGIIIDLLAVTLSAGFFHYGYFVVAILTGMLAGMIRSLLTTSKYSKYRNFSLSVYLSLLVIASFLLTIFLITSMPQIRMNGGFDLSIPGVSQTRISSVVFTWIVLGFGIGIIAFIWITFLIYKLTTPSNAYSLSGFVHKRQIHCNHKNIITIDAKQNWYSSLSSLVVLAGVNAVLVNLFFLPIFDKEITGQPYALWISVRLIANPALFMIDIVVIFPVIMIIQPIMKYNYEDELTEDLNTPLFVKHWTTRKEGGEMKINKDDLKRLSRLMMFELDDNQLEKLQVEFEDILSNFKQIEKLDTNDVKAMNYPISNSSNKLRDDNEIYQSDQKIAQKTAKETLGDFVKV, from the coding sequence ATGAAAGAATCATTTATCCAACCATCAAGTTCATTTGCTATGGTTGTTTTTGCAATCATTGTTGGGTTGGTGCTTGTTTTATCTTTAACTAAGAAGTTGTATTATTACCTATTTAGAAAGAAACGTTATTACACTATTCCCCGATTTTCCGTAATCGGGATGACTAACGTTGCGATGGTTATAGCCATCGCAGTAGCGATCATCTTATTAATTAGTGCAATAACGGGTGGATTGGCTTCTATCTTATTCAGAGTCTATCCAGGTACTAGAGTTTCAATTGAAACAATCTTAGTTAAGATCTCAGGCTTATTATTTGGACCAATTATCGGGATGATCTCAGGGATCATTATTGATCTATTAGCAGTAACGCTTTCAGCTGGTTTTTTCCACTATGGATATTTCGTAGTTGCGATCCTAACAGGGATGTTGGCAGGAATGATTCGATCATTACTAACAACATCAAAATATTCCAAATATCGCAACTTCTCACTATCAGTTTATTTAAGCTTGTTAGTAATTGCTAGTTTCTTATTAACGATCTTTTTAATCACTAGCATGCCTCAGATCAGAATGAATGGTGGGTTTGATCTATCAATCCCAGGGGTTAGTCAAACCAGAATATCATCAGTAGTATTTACTTGAATCGTTCTTGGGTTTGGAATCGGCATCATCGCATTTATCTGAATAACCTTTTTAATATATAAACTAACCACACCAAGTAATGCTTATTCATTAAGTGGGTTTGTGCACAAACGACAGATTCACTGTAACCACAAGAATATTATTACAATTGATGCCAAGCAAAACTGATATTCTTCACTAAGCTCATTAGTTGTGTTAGCTGGAGTTAATGCTGTATTGGTAAACTTATTCTTCTTACCAATCTTTGATAAGGAGATCACAGGTCAACCTTACGCATTATGAATCTCAGTAAGATTGATTGCCAACCCAGCATTATTCATGATTGATATTGTTGTGATCTTTCCAGTCATCATGATCATCCAACCAATCATGAAATACAACTATGAGGATGAATTGACTGAGGATCTTAATACACCATTGTTTGTTAAACACTGAACAACTAGAAAAGAAGGGGGAGAGATGAAAATTAATAAAGATGATCTAAAAAGACTATCACGTTTGATGATGTTTGAATTAGATGATAATCAACTTGAAAAACTTCAAGTTGAGTTTGAAGATATTTTAAGTAATTTTAAACAGATTGAAAAGCTTGATACGAACGATGTTAAAGCGATGAACTATCCGATTTCGAATAGTTCAAACAAACTAAGGGATGATAATGAGATTTATCAATCTGATCAGAAGATTGCCCAAAAAACCGCTAAAGAAACTTTAGGAGACTTTGTCAAAGTATAA
- a CDS encoding uracil-DNA glycosylase, which translates to MLEQLISEIKTNWKDLINQFFVTHKTIYSRLDQLIKTRSEDNELIPKKELIFNAFNFFDYQKTKVVIIGQDPYADIKKANGLAFGVDNNKPPVSLRNIIKEFSNNLKLDEQQLDNFDYSLKNWANQGVLLINTILTVRKQNPLSDQNLGWEELIKFLIVKLLEEKIDPIFVLWGKKAQEFLEPYDLKHVLKSAHPSFFSAKQFFNNNHFNLINELLKSKNQQPIQWIKHNK; encoded by the coding sequence ATGTTAGAACAACTTATTAGTGAGATTAAAACTAATTGAAAAGATTTAATCAATCAATTTTTTGTTACGCACAAAACAATTTATTCTAGATTAGATCAATTGATTAAAACTAGAAGTGAAGATAATGAATTAATTCCTAAAAAGGAATTAATTTTTAATGCCTTCAACTTTTTTGATTATCAAAAAACTAAGGTTGTAATTATTGGTCAAGATCCTTATGCTGATATTAAAAAAGCCAATGGCTTAGCTTTTGGTGTTGATAATAATAAACCGCCAGTGTCGTTAAGAAATATTATTAAGGAGTTCAGTAATAACCTAAAGTTAGATGAACAACAACTTGATAATTTTGATTATTCTCTAAAAAATTGGGCAAATCAAGGTGTCTTGTTGATCAATACGATTTTAACTGTAAGAAAGCAAAACCCACTAAGTGATCAAAATCTAGGTTGGGAAGAATTGATTAAGTTCTTAATTGTTAAGTTGCTTGAAGAAAAAATTGATCCGATCTTTGTACTATGAGGAAAGAAAGCCCAGGAGTTTCTAGAACCTTACGACTTAAAACATGTACTAAAATCAGCTCATCCTAGCTTTTTTAGTGCCAAACAATTCTTCAACAATAACCACTTTAATTTAATTAATGAGTTGCTTAAATCTAAGAATCAACAACCCATACAATGAATTAAACATAATAAATAA